One Deinococcota bacterium genomic region harbors:
- a CDS encoding bifunctional 4-hydroxy-2-oxoglutarate aldolase/2-dehydro-3-deoxy-phosphogluconate aldolase, with amino-acid sequence MTSPASTEAAAEAATIIREAGVIAILRGDFPLPRLLRVAEALLRGGVGVLELTLNSQGALAGVAALRRELAGQLLVGAGTVRTADDADRALDAGAQFLVSPNLDLASALRAQARGVLHLPGVFTASEAQAAWAAGCRLVKLFPADSLGPSYLRALRAPLDDIGFIPTGGVGVDNVAAYVAAGAVAVGVGSTLVRGASDEEEALTDRAHRLVSALRRAREGELDG; translated from the coding sequence ATGACGAGTCCAGCGTCCACAGAGGCTGCTGCAGAGGCTGCAACGATCATCCGCGAGGCGGGCGTCATCGCCATCCTCCGCGGCGACTTCCCCCTGCCCCGCCTGCTGAGGGTTGCCGAGGCGCTCTTGCGCGGGGGGGTCGGCGTGCTCGAGCTCACCCTCAACAGCCAGGGCGCCTTGGCAGGCGTCGCGGCCTTGCGGCGCGAGCTGGCCGGCCAGCTCCTGGTCGGCGCGGGGACGGTGCGGACCGCTGATGACGCCGACCGGGCGCTGGACGCCGGGGCGCAGTTTCTCGTCTCGCCCAACCTCGACCTCGCCAGCGCCCTCCGCGCGCAGGCGCGGGGCGTTCTGCACCTGCCGGGCGTCTTCACCGCCAGCGAGGCCCAGGCCGCCTGGGCGGCCGGCTGCCGGCTGGTCAAGCTCTTTCCCGCCGACAGCCTGGGCCCTTCGTACCTGAGGGCGCTGCGGGCGCCCCTGGACGACATCGGCTTCATCCCTACCGGCGGCGTCGGCGTCGACAACGTGGCCGCCTATGTGGCGGCGGGGGCGGTGGCCGTCGGCGTGGGCAGCACCCTGGTGAGGGGCGCAAGCGACGAAGAGGAGGCCTTGACCGACAGGGCTCACCGGCTCGTCTCGGCCTTGCGCCGGGCGCGCGAGGGCGAGCTCGATGGCTGA